A DNA window from Rhizobium jaguaris contains the following coding sequences:
- the ruvA gene encoding Holliday junction branch migration protein RuvA produces the protein MIGKLKGTIEEIGEDYALVDVHGVCYVAYCSARTLSKLGSAGEACILFIETYVREDQIRLFGFTTVLEREWFNLLQTVQGIGAKVALALLSTLTPAELANAIALQDRSAVSRAPGVGPKVAMRIVTELKNKAPAFAGEAINIGLKQELGEGVASAPVADAVSALTNLGYSRDQAANAVAAAMKSAGDGADSAKLIRLGLKELSR, from the coding sequence ATGATTGGCAAGTTAAAAGGCACCATCGAAGAGATCGGCGAGGACTATGCGCTCGTGGATGTGCATGGTGTCTGCTACGTCGCCTACTGCTCGGCGCGCACGCTGTCGAAGCTGGGCTCGGCTGGCGAGGCCTGCATTCTCTTCATCGAGACTTATGTCCGCGAGGACCAGATCCGCCTTTTCGGGTTTACGACGGTGCTGGAGCGCGAGTGGTTCAATCTTCTGCAGACCGTGCAGGGCATTGGCGCGAAAGTGGCGCTGGCGCTGTTGTCGACGTTGACGCCGGCGGAACTTGCCAACGCGATCGCGCTGCAGGACCGCAGTGCCGTGTCGCGGGCGCCCGGCGTCGGGCCGAAGGTCGCAATGCGTATTGTTACGGAACTGAAAAACAAGGCGCCGGCCTTTGCCGGCGAGGCGATCAATATCGGCCTCAAGCAGGAATTGGGCGAGGGTGTAGCCTCGGCTCCCGTCGCTGATGCCGTCTCTGCGCTCACCAATCTCGGCTATTCCCGCGACCAGGCTGCGAACGCAGTTGCGGCTGCAATGAAATCGGCCGGAGATGGGGCTGACAGCGCCAAGCTGATCCGATTGGGTCTTAAGGAGCTGTCGCGGTGA
- a CDS encoding type II toxin-antitoxin system VapC family toxin has product MVTMVDTNVLVDLAIPSSTWHDWSNGKVFSAFKQGPVVINPIIYAEFSLRYSNIDRVDELLPESEFRRENLPWSAAFAAAAAFKIYRQAGGERERILPDFLIGAHAAVRGYSILTRDPKGYRSYFSTVDLISPETHP; this is encoded by the coding sequence ATGGTCACGATGGTCGACACGAATGTGCTCGTTGATTTGGCCATACCCAGCTCAACTTGGCATGATTGGTCGAATGGGAAGGTCTTTTCCGCTTTCAAACAAGGGCCGGTCGTTATCAACCCGATCATTTATGCGGAATTTTCACTGCGTTACAGCAATATAGACAGAGTGGATGAACTGTTGCCGGAAAGCGAGTTTCGCCGTGAAAACCTGCCTTGGTCCGCGGCATTTGCGGCCGCGGCTGCTTTTAAGATTTATCGTCAAGCCGGTGGAGAACGCGAGCGAATTCTTCCTGACTTTCTGATTGGCGCCCATGCTGCCGTTCGTGGTTATTCCATACTGACCCGAGATCCAAAGGGGTATCGTTCTTATTTTTCCACGGTCGATCTCATCTCCCCCGAAACCCATCCCTGA
- a CDS encoding AbrB/MazE/SpoVT family DNA-binding domain-containing protein has product MRVTSKGQVTIPRDLRELAGIELNSEVIFSVENGKLVISPKNGKREIEDRHRLDRFMATLKRLEGTGDQNIDAEALMSMTRDR; this is encoded by the coding sequence ATGCGCGTGACATCCAAAGGACAAGTGACAATCCCCCGTGACTTGCGTGAATTGGCAGGCATAGAACTCAACAGCGAAGTCATATTTTCCGTTGAGAACGGAAAGCTGGTTATTTCGCCTAAGAACGGCAAGAGAGAGATCGAGGATCGGCACCGGTTGGATCGATTTATGGCGACTCTCAAGCGTCTGGAAGGTACAGGCGATCAGAATATCGATGCCGAAGCATTGATGTCGATGACGCGCGACCGATAG
- the ruvC gene encoding crossover junction endodeoxyribonuclease RuvC — translation MQNTIRIIGIDPGLRRTGWGIIETSGNSLRFVASGTVTSDGEMDLASRLCQLHDGLADIVHSYQPDEAAVEQTFVNKDAVATLKLGQARGIAMLVPARAGLQVAEYAPNAVKKAVIGVGHGEKQQIHMMLKILMPKVEFKGNDAADALAIAICHAHNRGASRMRQAALAG, via the coding sequence ATGCAAAACACGATTCGTATCATCGGCATCGATCCGGGCCTGCGCCGCACCGGCTGGGGTATCATCGAGACATCGGGAAACTCCCTACGTTTTGTCGCCTCGGGAACGGTGACATCGGACGGTGAGATGGATCTCGCATCGCGCCTCTGCCAGCTCCATGACGGGCTCGCCGATATCGTCCATAGCTACCAGCCGGACGAAGCGGCGGTCGAACAGACTTTCGTCAACAAGGACGCGGTAGCGACGCTGAAGCTCGGTCAGGCGCGCGGCATTGCGATGCTGGTGCCGGCGCGCGCCGGACTGCAGGTTGCCGAATATGCGCCAAATGCCGTCAAGAAGGCAGTGATTGGCGTGGGTCACGGCGAAAAGCAGCAGATCCACATGATGTTGAAGATCCTGATGCCGAAAGTGGAGTTCAAAGGCAACGACGCCGCCGACGCGCTCGCCATCGCCATCTGCCATGCCCATAACCGGGGCGCAAGCCGGATGCGACAAGCGGCCCTGGCCGGCTAG
- a CDS encoding LLM class flavin-dependent oxidoreductase has product MVPFSILDLSPVAEGSTVSQSFEGSKRMAQKAEALGYTRFWLAEHHGMPGVASAATAVVIGHVGAATSRIRIGSGGVMLPNHSPLVIAEQFGTLEALFPGRVDLGLGRAPGTDMRTAQALRRNLDAGAQSFPNDIVELQHLFSPADENQSILAVPGNGAKVPIWLLGSSLYSAHLAAMLGLPYAFASHFAPEALLDAVAIYRDRFTPSATLDKPYVMVGVMGSAADTDEEAQYHFTSAQQQFVNLRRNVRGPFPRPRKDMDDFWTPMEKLNVEHTLRYAVVGSPATAGAKLSQFIKDTEADEVIISMPIHDIEARLRSVELFATLPSFKKTV; this is encoded by the coding sequence ATGGTCCCCTTTTCCATTCTCGATCTTTCGCCCGTTGCCGAAGGCAGCACCGTCAGCCAATCCTTTGAAGGCTCAAAGCGCATGGCGCAGAAGGCGGAAGCGCTTGGCTACACAAGGTTCTGGCTGGCGGAGCATCATGGCATGCCTGGCGTCGCTAGTGCTGCAACCGCGGTCGTGATCGGCCATGTCGGAGCGGCGACCTCGCGCATCCGCATCGGCTCGGGCGGCGTCATGCTGCCGAACCATTCGCCGCTGGTGATCGCCGAGCAGTTCGGCACACTTGAGGCCCTGTTTCCTGGCCGCGTCGATCTCGGCCTCGGCCGTGCACCGGGCACGGATATGCGTACCGCCCAGGCACTGCGTCGCAACCTCGATGCAGGCGCCCAGAGCTTTCCCAATGACATTGTCGAACTGCAACACCTGTTCAGTCCGGCCGACGAGAACCAATCGATCCTTGCCGTGCCCGGCAATGGCGCCAAGGTGCCGATCTGGCTGCTCGGTTCAAGCCTCTACAGCGCCCATCTCGCAGCCATGCTCGGCCTGCCCTATGCTTTCGCGTCGCATTTCGCTCCGGAAGCTCTGCTCGATGCGGTCGCCATCTATCGTGATCGCTTCACGCCGTCGGCAACGCTCGACAAGCCCTATGTCATGGTCGGCGTCATGGGTTCGGCGGCGGATACGGATGAAGAAGCCCAATATCACTTCACTTCGGCACAGCAGCAATTCGTCAATCTGCGCCGCAATGTCCGCGGTCCCTTCCCGCGCCCCCGCAAGGACATGGACGATTTTTGGACGCCGATGGAGAAACTGAACGTCGAACACACGCTGCGCTACGCCGTCGTCGGCTCGCCGGCAACCGCAGGGGCCAAGCTTTCGCAGTTCATCAAGGATACGGAAGCCGACGAAGTGATCATTTCGATGCCGATCCACGATATCGAGGCGCGACTGAGATCGGTGGAACTCTTCGCCACGCTGCCGAGCTTCAAGAAGACGGTTTAG